The following are encoded together in the Trichomycterus rosablanca isolate fTriRos1 chromosome 19, fTriRos1.hap1, whole genome shotgun sequence genome:
- the pfkma gene encoding phosphofructokinase, muscle a, giving the protein MSQTHSGMDPTKMGAGRAIAVLTSGGDAQGMNAAVRATVRVGLYTGAKVFFVHEGYQGLVDGGDHIRPATWESVSMMLQLGGTVIGSARCKDFQTKEGRLMAACNLVKRGITNLCVIGGDGSLTGANQFRTEWSDLLADLVSKGKLTKDEAKSASHLNIVGMVGSIDNDFCGTDMTIGTDSALHRIMEVVDSITTTAQSHQRAFILEVMGRHCGYLALVTALACGADWVFIPEMPPDDGWEDHLCRRLMETRNRGSRLNVIIVAEGAMGRDGKPITCDQVKELVSKRLGYDTRTTILGHVQRGGTPSAFDRILGSRMGVEAVMALLEATPETPACVVSLSGNQAVRLPLMECVQVTKDVTVAMKEGRYDDALKLRGRSFENNWNTYKLLAHVHLPDVKSNINVAILNIGAPCAGMNAAVRAAVRIGIVQGHCMFAVHDGFEGLAQGRIEPITWNTVGGWTGKGGSVLGTKRTLPAKHIEEISLNIAKFNIHGLVIIGGFEAYSGGLELVQARERYEELCIPMVVIPATVSNNVPGSDFSIGADTALNTITTTCDRIKQSAAGTKRRVFIIETMGGYCGYLATMSGLAAGADAAYIYEDKFNICDLETNVEHLVQKMKTTVKRGLILRNENSNANYTTDFIFNLYSEEGKGVFDCRKNVLGHMQQGGTPTPFDRNFATKMGAKAVLWLTDKLKQCYRHGRIFANTPDSACVLGMRKRGLMFQALAELKEQTDFEHRIPKDQWWLKLRPILKILAKYKINLDTSEHAHMEHIITKRAPVSLSGKML; this is encoded by the exons GAATGAATGCTGCAGTGAGGGCCACAGTCAGAGTCGGCCTGTACACGGGAGCCAAAGTCTTTTTTGTTCATGAG GGGTATCAGGGCCTGGTTGACGGAGGTGACCATATTCGACCTGCTACCTGGGAGAGTGTTTCTATGATGCTACAGCTG GGTGGTACAGTCATTGGCAGTGCCCGCTGCAAGGATTTTCAGACTAAAGAGGGACGCCTTATGGCTGCCTGCAACCTGGTCAAACGGGGTATCACCAACCTGTGTGTTATTGGTGGAGATGGTAGTTTGACTGGTGCTAATCAGTTCCGCACAGAGTGGAGTGACTTGCTGGCAGATCTGGTCAGCAAAG GCAAGCTCACTAAAGACGAGGCTAAGTCAGCTTCTCATCTTAATATTGTGGGAATGGTTGGATCCATCGACAACGACTTCTGCGGCACAGACATGACTATTGGGACGGACTCGGCTCTTCACCGCATCATGGAGGTTGTGGACAGCATCACTACCACAGCTCAGAG CCACCAGCGTGCCTTTATTCTAGAGGTCATGGGAAGGCATTGTGG tTACCTGGCCCTGGTTACTGCTTTGGCCTGTGGTGCTGACTGGGTGTTCATTCCAGAGATGCCACCAGATGATGGCTGGGAGGACCACTTGTGCAGGAGACTGATGGAG ACTAGAAACCGGGGATCTCGTCTGAATGTGATAATCGTCGCTGAGGGAGCCATGGGTCGAGATGGCAAACCTATTACCTGTGATCAGGTCAAAGAG CTAGTAAGTAAGAGGCTGGGCTATGACACGCGCACCACTATACTCGGCCACGTTCAGAGAGGAGGCACTCCGTCAGCTTTTGACAGAATCCTG GGCAGCAGGATGGGAGTGGAGGCTGTAATGGCTCTTCTGGAGGCCACACCTGAAACACCAGCCTGTGTGGTCTCACTGTCTGGAAACCAGGCGGTCAGATTGCCCTTGATGGAATGTGTACAAGTT accaaagatGTTACAGTTGCTATGAAAGAGGGCAGATATGATGATGCCTTGAAACTCAGGGGAAG GAGCTTTGAAAATAACTGGAACACGTACAAACTGCTGGCACACGTGCATCTCCCAGACGTCAAA AGTAACATTAATGTGGCCATACTGAATATTGGAGCACCTTGTGCTGGCATGAACGCGGCTGTACGAGCTGCTGTCAGGATCGGCATCGTTCAGGGCCACTGCATGTTCGCTGTACATGACGGATTTGAGGGTTTAGCTCAGGGAAGG ATTGAGCCTATCACTTGGAACACTGTTGGAGGCTGGACTGGAAAAGGAGGCTCAGTTTTGGGCACCAAAAG AACTCTTCCAGCAAAGCACATCGAGGAGATTAGCCTGAACATCGCCAAGTTTAACATTCATGGTCTGGTCATCATAGGAGGATTTGAG GCATACTCAGGTGGGCTTGAGCTTGTCCAGGCCAGAGAGAGGTATGAGGAGTTGTGTATCCCTATGGTGGTCATTCCGGCTACCGTCTCCAACAACGTTCCTGGATCAGACTTCAGCATTGGAGCTGATACTGCCCTGAACACCATCACCACG ACATGTGACAGGATCAAACAGTCGGCTGCTGGCACTAAACGGCGGGTGTTCATCATTGAGACTATGGGTGGATACTGCGGCTATCTGGCCACCATGTCCGGCCTGGCTGCAGGTGCTGATGCTGCATACATCTATGAGGATAAATTTAACATCTGTGATTTGGAG ACAAACGTAGAACATCTGGTGCAGAAAATGAAAACTACAGTTAAGAGAGGTCTGATTCTCAG AAATGAGAACTCTAATGCCAACTACACCACTGACTTCATCTTTAACCTGTACTCAGAGGAAGGGAAGGGGGTATTTGACTGTCGTAAGAACGTACTCGGACACATGCAGCAG GGTGGTACACCAACTCCATTTGACAGAAACTTTGCCACTAAGATGGGTGCTAAGGCGGTTCTCTGGCTTACTGATAAGCTGAAACAGTGTTACAGACACG GGCGAATTTTTGCCAACACCCCAGACTCTGCGTGTGTGTTGGGCATGAGAAAAAGAGGATTGATGTTCCAGGCTCTGGCTGAGCTGAAGGAGCAGACTGATTTTGA GCACCGTATTCCAAAGGATCAGTGGTGGTTAAAATTGAGGCCAATTCTGAAGATCCTGGCCAAGTACAAGATCAACCTGGATACCTCAGAACATGCTCATATGGAGCACATTATCACCAAAAGAGCTCCCGTTTCACTGTCGGGGAAAATGTTATAG